One Aethina tumida isolate Nest 87 chromosome 5, icAetTumi1.1, whole genome shotgun sequence genomic window carries:
- the LOC109606730 gene encoding protein rogdi, whose product MVDCEKEEALNLQKEFEWVLNQEIHKGLEQIHKILVECVKKFPVQLYGHDNSLKKDKFVLSVTPESLKCVVTLTGDSITHADINFKVTRQTNTTIVRTSIQSEYPWKLQQVQDAANHLQQAIYHIDDVGKNYKFKSSDEVLHILGNILGSLQRGRTSLIVPRKKAIDDLMKSRNMKSLSPNLSEDLAISFYIQSHKLIFAIYQLTNQQGTMKYESNHAECSVPWLNEVLVFFTVSLQLCQQLKDKICVFSQYKDFTVGSRPSSPCPA is encoded by the exons ATGGTAGATTGTGAAAAGGAGGAAGCACTAAATCTT caaAAAGAATTTGAATGGGTGCTAAACCAAGAGATACACAAGGGTTTAGAACAAATCCATAAGATATTAGTA GAATGTGTAAAGAAATTTCCTGTTCAATTATATGGTCATGATAACTCATTAAAGAAGGATAAGTTTGTGCTTTCAGTGACACCAGAGAGTCTAAAATGTGTTGTCACATTGACTGGGGATAGCATAACTCATGCA GATATCAACTTTAAAGTGACGCGCCAAACAAATACGACGATCGTCCGTACGTCCATCCAAAGCGAATATCCGTGGAAGCTGCAGCAGGTCCAGGATGCCGCCAATCATTTGCAGCAGGCCATCTACCACATAGACGATGTCGGGAAGAACTACAAATTCAA GTCGTCGGATGAAGTTCTCCACATTTTGGGAAACATACTAGGAAGCCTCCAAAGGGGCAGGACGAGCCTGATAGTACCTAGAAAAAAAGCTATCGATGACCTAATGAAAAGTCGCAATATG AAATCGTTGTCCCCAAACTTGTCCGAAGATTTGGCAATCAGTTTCTACATTCAAAGCCACAAGTTGATATTTGCAATCTACCAACTGACCAATCAGCAAGGCACTATGAAATACGAATCCAATCATGCTGAGTGTTCAGTGCCTTGGTTGAATGAGGTTCTTGTTTTCTTTACTGTCAGCTTACAGTTGTGTCAACAGCTAAAAGACAAG ATCTGCGTTTTTTCACAATATAAAGATTTTACTGTTGGTTCGAGACCGTCTAGTCCGTGTCCTGCCTAA
- the LOC109602659 gene encoding arrestin domain-containing protein 3: MSNCKVWLDNYNGQYFPGNLIQGKFICNLDSESPLRAVKIRIVGSEHTEWLGEQKTTNPTDNSTKNETCNFIGDNNFLFHEIILYGAETGSTSLSAGQHIYPFSYNLPHNLPTSFGCPNGNITYRVHGIIDRPMRQDFEDQFLFVVNAPIDLNRVEQTPDLLGPSSYSDEKTVCCFCCASGPISMDVQLPKKACIPGETVSMHVRISNQSNVNVDSLKVTLKQRLTFMANVPSTSEKVDGRDLATVQDVGVGAHGEHTYNVQLPIPPETFLPNFDQCKLFKASHIYEVRAALPSYHKDLVIKIKPIVGNIPPGGQIPPQPPAGESQGQPGGFPLATAPGGFPPQGPPPGGIPAQGAPGGFPPQGYPGGPGGPPQGFPPQGYPGGPPPPGGYPYAGGDPQGYPGGAPPQGYPGGAPPQGYPGGPPGPMGFASPGGVYPQLPAQPGAPTAPTNGYSKAQEAGETTNSRDLPPSYDSVKPQ; this comes from the exons ATGTCTAACTGTAAGGTGTGGTTAGACAACTACAATGGTCAGTACTTTCCTGGCAATCTCATCCAAGGCAAGTTTATATGCAACTTGGACAGTGAATCGCCACTTAGAG CTGTCAAAATACGAATTGTCGGAAGTGAACATACGGAATGGTTGGGAGAACAAAAGACCACGAACCCAACAGACAATTCCACGAAAAATGAAACTTGTAACTTCATAGGAGATAATAATTTCCTGTTTCATGAGATTATCCTTTATGGAGCAG AAACTGGCAGTACTAGTCTGTCTGCTGGTCAACATATCTACCCGTTCAGCTACAATTTACCCCACAATCTACCCACTAGTTTCGGGTGTCCCAACGGCAACATAACTTACAGGGTCCATGGAATAATAGACCGCCCCATGAGACAAGATTTCGAAGACCAATTCTTGTTTGTCGTCAACGCACCAATTGACTTAAATCGGGTCGAACAAACTCCAGACCTCTTA GGACCTTCGTCTTATTCTGATGAAAAAACTGTGTGCTGCTTCTGCTGTGCATCCGGACCAATTTCTATGGATGTTCAGTTACCTAAAAAAGCATGTATACCTGGAGAAACCGTTTCAATGCACGTTAGAATCTCAAACCAGTCGAATGTCAATGTTGATAGTTTAAAAGTTACGCTGAAACAACGGTTAACATTTATGGCCAATGTGCCAAGTACCTCGGAAAAAGTAGATGGGAGGGATTTAGCCACCGTTCAAGATGTTGGAGTGGGAGCCCATGGGGAACACACCTACAACGTTCAATTACCAATACCACCTGAAACTTTCCTGCCCAACTTTGACCAGTGTAAACTATTCAAAGCGTCACACATTTACGAG gttCGAGCTGCCTTACCTTCCTACCACAAAGATTTGGTTATAAAAATCAAGCCAATAGTGGGAAATATCCCACCAGGTGGCCAAATTCCTCCACAACCACCTGCAGGAGAATCTCAAGGTCAACCGGGTGGTTTCCCTCTAGCAACTGCTCCAGGAGGATTCCCACCACAAGGACCACCACCTGGCGGAATTCCAGCTCAAGGTGCTCCAGGAGGATTTCCTCCGCAAGGATACCCAGGTGGCCCAGGCGGCCCACCTCAAGGATTCCCGCCACAGGGATATCCCGGTGGACCCCCGCCTCCGGGAGGTTACCCATACGCCGGTGGTGATCCGCAAGGGTACCCTGGCGGTGCCCCACCTCAAGGGTATCCCGGCGGTGCGCCACCTCAAGGGTATCCTGGCGGACCTCCGGGACCGATGGGATTCGCTAGCCCTGGCGGAGTCTACCCACAATTGCCTGCTCAACCAGGAGCACCAACTGCACCCACAAACG GTTACTCCAAAGCTCAAGAAGCTGGTGAAACGACCAATTCAAGGGATCTAC cTCCATCATATGATTCTGTGAAGCCTCAATAA